In the Dolichospermum flos-aquae CCAP 1403/13F genome, AATTGGAGTTAGATCAAACTTTTACTGCCCGTACCCAAATCAATGAATTGTTATTACAGGAATTGGATGTTTCTACTGATCCTTGGGGTGTAAAGGTGACGCGAGTGGAGTTGAGGGATATTATTCCTTCTCAAGCAGTCCGGGAAGCAATGGAATTACAAATGTCGGCGGAACGTCGCAAACGGGCATCTATTTTAACTTCGGAAGGTGATAGGGAATCTGCGGTTAATAGTGCCAGAGGTAAGGCTGATGCCCAACTTTTGGACGCTGAAGCTCGACAAAAATCAGTAATTATGCAGGCAGAAGCTGAACAAAAAACAATCATTCTCAGGGCGCAAGCAGAACGCCAACAACAGGTTTTAAAGGCACAAGCGATCGCTGAATCTGCTGAAATTATTGCCCAAAGAATCAAAGCTAACCCTGATGCTCAAAAAGCTCTGGATGTGCTGTTAGCATTAAATTATTTGGATATGGGGACTACTATTGGTAAAAGTGATAGCAGCAAGGTGATGTTTATGGACCCCCGCAATATTCCCGCTACTTTAGAAGGTATTCGTTCTATTGTTTCAGATAATACTTCTGATCCCAAACCTCTCTTTCCCAGCAATTAAATAATTCCTTCTTTCCTTGTTTCTTTCTTCATTCCTTCTTCCTTCTTCCTTCTTCCTTCATTCTGACTCCTGACTCCTGACTCGGTGACTCCTTGACTCGACATTTTGTACACAGTCCAAAAAACTCTAGAGTGTGATAAAACACTTTAAATTGATGGCTGGTTTGTAATTGGTTTTCGAGTTCATGGACAGGACATTGATGAATGGGAATAGAAATACCGCATTGTAGGCAGGTGAGATGGTGTTTATCCTGTTGTGTTAAGCTATATAAGGCTTCCCCATTTGCCAAAGTTCGCACTTGCACTAAGCCTTCTAATTTGAGAGCATCCAAGGAACGGTAAACTGTTGCTAAACCCATGCTTTGTTTGAGATTACGTAATTCTACGTAAATATCCTGGGCAGAAATGCCTTGTTTAAGATTTTGTAACAGGTTTAAAATCCGTTCTTGACTACGAGTATGTATGGCTCTCATAAATGTTTGTTAAATTTGTATCTATGTAGGGGGAATTCATGAATTCCCCTACTCCTCATTATATTTTCACTCAGTTAGACCATAAAAGTTATAGGATAGCGATCGCAGCATTCAGCAAAAAGCCTGTGCAAATAAAATATATAGCTAAAATTTTCGTGACCCTGAGAACTTCAGTTTTAGATCCTGCTGGTGTGGCTGTACAATCTGGCCTCAAACAAATGGGATACGACAACGTGGAACAGGTGAGAATTGGTAAGTACATTGAGTTAACTATTGTCGCACCTGATGAGAT is a window encoding:
- the purS gene encoding phosphoribosylformylglycinamidine synthase subunit PurS, giving the protein MQIKYIAKIFVTLRTSVLDPAGVAVQSGLKQMGYDNVEQVRIGKYIELTIVAPDEMKARRDLNQICDQMLSNPVIENYRFDLIEVESQTGVF
- a CDS encoding SPFH domain-containing protein yields the protein MEQFFLLVFLALGGSAVAGSVRVVNQGNEALVERLGSYNKKMHPGLNFVIPFIDKVVYQETIREKVLDIPPQKCITRDNVGIEVDAVIYWRIVDMEKARYKVEDLQSAMVNLVLTQIRSEMGQLELDQTFTARTQINELLLQELDVSTDPWGVKVTRVELRDIIPSQAVREAMELQMSAERRKRASILTSEGDRESAVNSARGKADAQLLDAEARQKSVIMQAEAEQKTIILRAQAERQQQVLKAQAIAESAEIIAQRIKANPDAQKALDVLLALNYLDMGTTIGKSDSSKVMFMDPRNIPATLEGIRSIVSDNTSDPKPLFPSN
- a CDS encoding Fur family transcriptional regulator — encoded protein: MRAIHTRSQERILNLLQNLKQGISAQDIYVELRNLKQSMGLATVYRSLDALKLEGLVQVRTLANGEALYSLTQQDKHHLTCLQCGISIPIHQCPVHELENQLQTSHQFKVFYHTLEFFGLCTKCRVKESPSQESGVRMKEEGRRKKE